From the Sebastes fasciatus isolate fSebFas1 chromosome 9, fSebFas1.pri, whole genome shotgun sequence genome, the window TGATGGATAATTACTAAAAAATGCAGTAACCAATGACAACCTCCTTAGTGTTTACAAGTGACAAATTTTAAATGTGCTTAAAGGTGCTTTAAGTTCTCTTACCTCTGGTGACTGACAGGTGAAAATACTCTCCGACATCTAGCAATACATCAATCTTCACAGCACACCAGTAATCAGTGTCCTCATCTGTCAGATCTTTTATAGTCACAGTGAAGAttctttggctttttgtcaTCAGAGACTGAAAACTTTTCTGaattttgttggtttgttttaactgcataAGAGCAGAACTTCCTGTTCCTTTACAAAAGTATTTTACATGGTTCATGTACTGTGAGTCATAGAGACATGGGATGGAGATTGAATCTCCAGCCTTCACTGACACTTCACTGACTGTTGTCATGCTATGAATTCCTGCAACAAGAAACAAATACAGCATATTAATGCTTTTATTCACTAACAGTCATCTTCCTTCAGATGACCTGCATGTAATAGATGTTCATACTAGCTGTTGTTTTACACATTAGGTCATTATATTCTTCATGATATTTGAAATACAAACTGGAGGGTATATTACTCAATGACATTTAAAGAATTAGATGCATAAAAAAAACCCCACATATCTAAATTGTGACATGAACCTGGTGACCGACCTGTGAGTCCAGTGATGATGAGATGAAAGCTGAGATGAACAGTCATGTTGGTGAGGGAGCGGATTCAGATAAAACTACATCAACCAAGGCACTGACAGACTGACTTTCTATTTCCTCATTTTCTAAATATACAACTGCAACAcatctctcctccccctccaacAGGTGCAGTTGATTGGATGAcgtagataaataaatatataacctTTGCACAGTTTTTTGTTCTACAGTAACCACAGAGCTGTACATCACGTCCACATCACTCTTAGCTTCTGGCCTCAGGGTAAGAAAGAAGAGACAGATGTGAAGATCTGAATTGAAcagtttaactttttttttccttcattcaATTAGAAATGTGTatgatgaaataataaatgCTATTTGAGTGTATTTATTCATCATATAAACTCATATAAACTCAAgttcaacaggcaacaacagctttaaGGGCTTTGTCTTAGCCAGCTGATCACTTTACTAGTAAGAtacatgacaaactaacctaaacagttaGGCTACACAGCCTTctgccagctttagtttcagtcagatcagagcagattgaaacgttACTTTCCTTCATCATTAACCTTTTCATCTTGTtcatgcttgttgaacaggtgtaataacgtatcttggctttacacttgcaaagttttattgcacttactaAACATCAACAACCGTAGCGTCAACTCGTCTCAACCGCAGCATCTCggatcagctgttcactgactgcgcTGTGCTTGTGGGCCtatgaaaggaggctgggtcactgGGCGGACATGGCTCTTGGGGTATGACCAGTACTGTGCCGTGAGATCTAGGGTCAGGGGTCAGGTAGGCAGTCGCAGACCGGGATGCACACACATGTATCATGTGTTAGCAGGCGAGTACACAACGCAGTCTAAGAGAATCCTTCAAAATCAAGGTCATAAAATACCATTACCAAACTTAAACAATTACTCCATTACAGTCCCCATTACAACACTCTCCCAATAGTCTACATCTGATAAGTGCAGTGCATTGTTTGTgtaagagagacaaacagacggagaaagagagagagcgacagctCCAtcgagagagggaagagagagagagcaaaaatTTCACAACAAAAAGGCCTATGCACAATAGTCTGCACAGATCCACGTATTCAAAATGTGCAACATCTCTTCCCCATGATTCATGCCATCCATACGGTTATCCTGACATCAGCTATTTCAAATCAATAAACTTAATTTACAACACAAGATGGCGATCTTTGACCATGTATAATATTTCACAACGATGGCCGCTGTCGAGCACGGCGCTACACCGGGGCTAGGGGATGCTGGAGCCACGTCACAAATCTGCGTAGCCCCAGTGAAGCCCCCTCaagcattttagtttttttttttttttttaaataaagaaatatgtaaAAGTTAATAACCAGCCTTTCTGTTCCCAATCCGATCCCTGGCTGCGTGCTCTCCGGTGGTGGGAACATGATTCAATCATACTGATCTGGATGGAAGAAGACGCACACATTATTGTCGGCCAGTCGGCCAAtttttgcaataaaaatataatcgCTAAGATTGTGATAATAACCAGCTCGTTTTACACCATATGTGCAAAGTTGACAGACATAGGGTAAATACACTTCTCGTTTTAGCTGCACTGTGGATATTATTCAGCACCAGTTTGTGATGTCTGTGGTTTCATTCACCTCCACTGAAATAAACTGTGCCACACTCGGTTCCTCTTTTATGTCATTCTTCAGAACATCTGCAATCGCTTCAATTAAGTCATTTTGGATTCTGTTTGACCAAGTGGGAGGCCAAATTAGCATCCTTGCTGGATAACAGGTGCAACAGTTCAATGAAATTCCCCCGGTTTGAGGAACTTGCACTCTCATTGTTCCCACGGAAAGCTAGCTCCTGTTTAACCAAGGAAACATACAGCATCTATGAGACATTTTAggatttctctatttttctttAGCTTCTCATTGTGGATGCTAACACTCAGCCGTCGTTGCTCATCCAAAGCCAGGTCGATTCTGTtgtgttcaaatgttttcagagcaATCTGGCTCTGAATGTGAACCACCGACTTTTCGTGCTTGGCTATCGCACAGGGCAAATTGTTCGGGTCACAATATTCTGCATTAGTCCAGACCTTGACGGTGGTACAGCCAAACAGCAAACATGGGAAACAGAACAGCCTGTTCAGTGTAGCACATCCACAGAGCCAATCCTTCCCTTTTGTAACCCAAGACAGTATAGAGAATGGCCAATGCAATGCTACTGCAGAGACCCACAGGCCATAGGCCTCAATAACTTGAGTGTTGACACCAATAAATTCACAGATTCACGGGCGGGAGACGTGCATTCAGTTCAACATTAACAGATTTATTGAATTAAAGGGTAAAATTATTAGAAATGGATAGCCTAAAAAAGTAGAGAACAATTATATGTTAACAATATTTATTCAACAATAATAGTTAAAAATAGTTCTCCCATAAAACTCCAACTGTCCTCCCTTTTAAATTAGAACCCAAAAAGAATATAAGAAAATGCTAAATACTAAGGCAGGGTACTGTCTGCGGGGAGATTCCATTATGACCCCTCTTTAAACTCACCACGTGAGCACACTATGAACTATTTCTCTACACGGCAACCATCACTGCAAATAGATAATGTATGAAACTGTAAAAAGTTACCATCACCCTTTTGGGCCTACCACACAGCATGCGAAGAGAGGGGAAATACCACGACTAGCCTACTCCCCGCAGGTCTCCCACTGCCtggaagaacaaaaacaaatacaaagtaaTGTTAATCAGTTGGTTCAGGTTTACAAAGTTAAAAAGTATTTCAAGAAATAACCACCAATATACAACAGTCTGAGTTGGATGTGTCCAAATCAACAGAGGGGCGGCTGGACACAGTCTCTCTTTTAGTCCATGTACAACAATCAGTAGTCAATCAGGCTTCGGTGTTAAATACACATAGGCAAAGCAGCAGTCTAGCTTCAATCTGAAAAAAGAAGGAAAGCATAGTAAAAATCAAATATACCTGTAAGAATACCTCAGAGGGAGTAACCCTCCTACATTACCAGCCTACTTTAAGTTACCTTACTCCTCAGGGCCCTACTTCACTGGCTCTGCTTTGGCTCAACCGGGGGAGGGGCAAAAGGCTGAATCTTTCCCTAAAAAGGTTAGATTGACCATATTACTCTTAAGATATGATATGAAATTAACAGACTTAAGTGTTTCTGTAACATACCTTTTCAGTATAGGGTTACAGAGCATCACTCTGGACGGCTCAGGACACAGCTGCACTACAAATCTATATACAAAGGAAGTGGTTAAACTCACGATAAAACAGAGCCATTTTTCTCTCCCAAAATCTCTCCCTTATCTGGACAAACAGTGTTGACCTGCCACACATCTACCAGGAGTCAGACAAAGAGACTCTGCTCACCCACACCTGACCTTATGAAGGCTGGAAGCTCCACTCAACCACTCCTACAAGGGGTGGTGCTCCCTGCATAGGTGCTGGCCCTCACATGTGTAAATAATTCAAAATAGTACCATGATTACCACAGTAATACAACAATACTCAATGCTAATATCACTTCTGTATTAAATCAACACATAGATTGTTGTACTTGACAAGTATTTATTAATGCAAATTACTTATAGTACTTACTAGTGGTAAGTTGCTCAGTAACAGTTACATGTACTGGCATATGTAAGCTTCCTTTAACACACCAATACCAGCTGAtgctctctgtcctcagtccaCTCATAGTAATAGTGAAAACATTGGGGACACTCCTACTGATGGTCACTCTTGTTCCATCCATTGATCCAGACGACATCGTCACACAGAGGACGCCCAGCCTGCACCACGCAATTTCTCCAGAGTTACCTTGACAATCGATGGTTATATCACCTCCTTTAAATTCTGTAATCTCCTGATGATCCACATAGAGACTGGGCGTACCTTAAGGGAAAACAAATAGTACTCAAGAGAAATTGCAGAAGCCTTCGGACATGCTGGTGATGTTTCAGACGTCTTATTACAACTGGTGGATAATTACTGTCCTCATACTTTACATTTATTCCCATTAATTTAGAGTgacaaagtaattaaaaaaatgcagcacACAATGTGAACTTCCTCAGTGTTCACAAAGGATTTGAAATATGCTTAACGATGTTTAAGGTCTCTTACCTCTGGTGACTGACAGATGAAACTTCTCTCCGACATCTGACCCTCCATCAATCTTCACAGCACACCAGTAATAATCAGTGTCTTTATCTGTCAGATCTTTTATAGTTACAGTAAAGATTCTTTGAtctttgtcatcagagattGAAAACCTTCCTGaattttgttggtttgttttaacTATATAAGAGCAGGAGGACCAATAATATCCTTTACACAAGTATTTCACATGGTTCATGTACTTTGAGGCATAGAGACATGGGATGGAGATTGAATCTCCAGCCTTCACTGACACTTCATTGAATGATAGGCTGTGAATTCCTGCAACAAGAACAAATACAgcattttaatgcttttattctcTAACAATAATCTTCCTTCAGATGACCTGCATGTAATAGATGTTCATATTATCTGTTGTTTTACCCACACGGTCATTATATTCTTCACACTTGAAATACAAACAGGAGGGTATATTACTCAATGACATTTAAAGAATTAGATGCATAAAAAACCCACATTTCTAAATTGTAACATGAACCTGGTGACCGACCTGTGAGTCCAGTGATGATGAGAAGAAAGCTGATATGAACAGTCATGTTGGTGAGTGAGCAGAGTCAGATAAAACTACATGAACCAAGGCACTGACAGACTGACTTTCTATTTCCTCATTTTCTTAAATATGCAACTGCAACACTTAAaatctctcctccccctcctgtAAGACAGTTGCAATTGGTtggatgataaataaaaatacatatccTTTGCACAGTTTGTTGTTCTACAGTAACCAGAGTTGTACATCACGTCTACATCACTCTTAGCTTCTGACAACTGGGTAAGAAAGAAGAGACAGAAATGAAACAGATCAATTGAACAGTTTAACCTGCTTCAAATGTGTATGATGAAATAATGAATGCTATTTGAGTGAACTTATTCATCTTTCGTAACCTGCGTTTTAATAACCACAAAGGAGACACACAGGCTGAGTTtacaatgtaaatgtatgtttgtgacccggcagccatgttgagatcagttgaggaaataccaagcaccgcccaccagctggagcaaactttttcattttacagctaaacagtacactacaagatgtttctgaaaacatttgaggtgagaaacaggcagtacagtaacagaatattgattattgattgccGAGTTTGACTGTTttatcggagtttgtgagtgattgacagctgcctccgttgaatgaacagccaatagaaacgctctctctctgaaatgccctgtgattggccaaagtctttcgtcacgggctagattttttaaagcctgaaaacagagccatgaggaggtgcagaactgtaattatctctcagaacacttgaattacaatatgctacaATATGATGATGGATAGATGAAAGCTTATTgtggagtttttgcccaatgatgccaaaagtatTCTGCAAGTTTAGGCACATTTTAAACCCAAAATGAAGCAGTGTCTGTTCTTATAATCTTCACGAATGTGCACATCATCTATTGTGAATGTAGTCTCTTCTGTATCAAACCTCTAATCGTGTGGCAAACATGCAccattaataaaaagaaaagagaagatggggaaaatgcaaaaacaacatCAGGGCAGTGGCGTTTCAGCCAGAAGAGATGAATATACTACAAGACaagaaaaaggaaaggaggaggacgACAACAGAAACTGATAGATCAATTGATGAATTCATTTGTGCgttattcatttcattttcttattttttattttaaacattatcCTTCATTTTACATCAAATGTCACTTAAACAACATCACTGTTCAATATAGTACAGACTGTAATGAATTAAGATGCTCTTTAACCTCCTACGAGTCGATAGGATCATTGCTAAGAGTGGAATGCTTTTGTCGAAGCTTTTGGGAAACACCTCTTAAGCTTAAGAAGGGTCGTAAGATGGATATTGCAATCATCTTAGCTTTAAGATGCTTTTGGGAAACCAGGCCCAGTTCAGCACTGGTGTGAAACATTTTGCAGCTATGCAGAggagaataaaaaaaggagaaggTGTAAACCCTCAACATTAAAAAGAAGTAAGAAGTTGTTGCAAAACCAAAGAACAGATGGCAACACATTGCAACACTATCATCTAAGAAAAGAGTCCAGTGATAGACATGCAGATAAGATGTAGGGTTAACATGGGGTTACAGGTTCTGCTGGTGCTGGGCCAACCTGCTATATGTTACATCCTCATCTTTTGCTTCAACCTGTTGcagaacagaagaaaaaatGACAATTACTAAGAAAGATCAAAGATAAAGCAGACTAAGAGTCAACTGCCACACTAGCAGTATGGCTAAGAAAAGTTACACCATGTATGTGAGCAACAGTGGTGAGACTGGGCTATTAAAATTTACCTTTCGCACAGTGTGTTGTTCGACAGTAACCACAGAGCTGTACATCACGCCCACATCACTCTTAGCTTCTGATCTCTGGGTAAGAAAGAAGAGACAGATGTGAAACAGATCGATTGCACAGTTaaacctttttctgttttttgcatcattcaaatacaaatgtgtatgatgaaataataaatgCTATTTGAGTGTGTCTTTTCTTGTGCTTATGTTGTGTAATACAAGTTGTGGTTTAATGGTTTATGGTTACCTTAACTGAAGTTTTTCTCATGTGCGTAACATTGCTGTATGTTACTTCCTCTTCAGCCTGATGAAGGAGCAAATCAACCCTTATTTAAATAAAGGCTAAACACCATTTTATTAGACTAGATCTGATTAGATTACATCAACATGACCACCTTTGTTAAAATAGTAATCATGTACCATTTCATAAAAATACTTCCTTTTTAAGGTGAACACATGAGAGGAATTAGAGTTTACTAAAACCTTATTCTATACAATAGtccaaagaaaatattaataattctgaGGTGGGTCTTacttaagaaaaaagaaaagaaacataagGTTCAGCCAATAATATTCATACAGTCACTTACCGGGGCTGaagttcttttctttttcttaacaGTACTGTATGTTACTTCCTCTTGAGCCTGTGTtgaaggagcagaggacagaacatGAATGGCAACCAATAAccataattgatttatttattaaacctaCTGATCACATATGTGCTCAGTTAAGATTTTATCTGTCAATGCTTACTATCTCTTTCAAAaatgaagtttattcaagtatgctattagtatacttcttttaaactcaAAATAAGAGTGTATgctttcagattactttttatCTACCTACCTGTACCTAaatttaacaaaattatacttcagtatacttggcttctactgaaaagtatacagaaaagtatattttactgagtactataagttcacttaaagggactgtaagaatcagaaattgcttgttaacagcgacacctgtgaccgttaagtcaacgaaagtcagcgtcctaaAAAATCGGCCCATGTTTTTTCCTTAATTGTCACTGGGCTGGCCCAATCGATCTGTGCCGGGTGGCCACAGTGgggagaagagggagggagatgagggagggagtgcaGAGTTTGCGGTAAGCAGTTATGGGCTGCCTGGCTCAACATGTCATGAGAGATGagcagtgctcgaagtgggccggtacgcagtattttactaattttactccttggcgtaccgtgactttttcatgcgtaccggagcttctcacaagctgccggtatCAGGTTCTTTGTGAGATTCATTATGGTGATACATAATGGAGCAGAGCCAGCAGATTTGAGCCGCGTGCGTTCCCGTAGTGAACTGAAGAGCCGCGCTATTAATATCCGCACAAGCCGAAGCCTGGCTGTTCACATCATTGGCATCATGGCATCAATTATGGAAGAGGGGCAATTTATtgagttttctttcctgagatttaaaggtaaaattagaagtttaacataaaaatgctgtcgcagtgtacttattattttgttattttcattgttttaaagtcaccagaattcaggaaacaaagactctgaaactcaaatttttgCTGCAAGAtgtcacagactggaggaaaacaaccattcAGAGCTGAtttggagtctgccgtccagctgccgccTGTCGATCACTCACAAACtgcgatcaaacggtcaaactaggcacaGGCACActcttttactgtaatgcctattgagaaagtttgtgacccggcagccatgttgagatcagttggggaaatatcaagcaccgcccaccagccggagcacagccaataggaacgctctgtctgaaatgacctatgattggccaaagtctcacgtcacaagctagatttgttttaaaaacagagccaagaggaggtgcagaagtctagttttctttcagaacacctgaattacaatatgctgaaacattattatggaagttttgcccagtgatgccaaaaatatactgcctactgcctctttaaaaaagaaaacaaacataagGTTCAACCCCAATAATATTCATACAGTCACTTACCGGGGCTGAagttcttctctttttcttaaCAGTACTGTATGTTACTTCATCTTGAACCTGTGTtgaaggagcagaggacagaacatGAATGGCAACCAATAACCATGattgatttattcattaaaCCTATTACTGTATTTGTCATCACATATGTGCTCAGTTAAGTTTCTATCTGTCAATGCTTTCTCTATTCTCCTATTAAAAGATGCACAAGAATGATATTATCAAGATGCATTTTGTGTAATATAACTATTAGATGTTCAGCTGCAGTGATACATGGTAGTCCTGCAGCTGCAAATGGACAACACAGTATAGTCTCTGAAATGTGTAGTCTTTATTTCGCTCGGTATCACGGCAGTGTTAAATTAAGCAAATGGCCACGATAGCGCGTCTCTTTCTTTGTAAGAGAAATGTAACGGGAAATGAATCAGCATATCTTACTGTACCGTTGTTGTGGCAGATGATTCTACTTTGGTCCGCTCTAAAAGTGaagcaatgaaaaaaacaattagTGACCATCAGTGCTCAATGACAATAATGCACAATAGTCTACATTTATGGTAAAACATATTTAGGATTAACAAAACCGTTTTGGTATGAAATATCAAAATTCAGTATAGACTTACTGTgtcttttgaacacaaaccagaTGCACAATGTCACCATTACAACAAAGATCAGCAAACTCAAAGGGATGATGAAGTGCATCAGGTCCACTGGAACACTGCGGCTTAAATCACATaatgcaaatcaaattaaatgaaaagacTTGAATGCAGTGTATATAGTTGAATGCAAATGTGAAGGCTTCTGACCTGTGCTGTTCACCCTGAACTGTGGTAGATGAGTTGTCTGTAAAAACAGTGGTGACATTCACAGGCTCAGGAGTTGATAAGGTGGTTAAATGGATTGTTGCTGTAAGAGTGGCTATAATCCAAAACAAGACAATGAATACAAgagtaaaatgacaataatgaatCCTAATATATCTTCTATattaaatcaaaacatttataaatgacacttgacaaatgtaataatttacaattatatatttataatttataataacttACTAGTGGTAGGTTGCTCAGTAACAGTTACATGTACTGGCATCTGTAAGTCTCCTTTAGCACACCAATACCAGCCGctgctctctgtcctcagtccaCTCATAGTCACAATGAAAACATTGGGGACACTCCTACTGATGGTTACTCTTGTTCCATCTATTGATCCAGACGACGTCGTCACACAggagctgcccagcctgcacCACGCAATTTCTCCAGAGTTACCGTGGCAATTGATGGTTATATTACCTCCTTTAAATCCTGTAATCTCCTGATGATCCACATAGAGACTGGGCGTACCTTTaggtaaaacaaataatattcaATAGAAAATTGCAGAAGCCTTTGGTACATGCTGGTGATGTTTCAGACATCTTATTACAACTGGTGGATAATTACTGTCCACAACCTTTACATTTATTCCTATTAATTTAGAGGgacaaagtaattaaaaaaattgcagcAAACAATTAGAACTTTCTCATTGTTCATAAGGGATTTTAAATGTGCTTAAAGATGCTTTAAGGTCTCTTACCTCTGGTGACCGACAGGTAAAAATACTCTCTGACATCTGGCCCTCCGTTAATCTCCACAGCACACCAGTAATCAGTGTCTTTATCTGTCAGGTCTTTTATAGTCACAGTGAAGATTCTTTGCTTTTTGTCATCAGAGATTGAAAACCTTCCTGaattttgttggtttgttttaactgcataAGAGCAGGAGGGCCATGTATATCCTTTACACAAGTATTTCACATGGTTTGTGTATTGTGAGTCATAGAGACATGGGATAGTGACCGAATCTCCAGCCTTCACTGACATTTCACTGACTGTTGTTATGCTGTGAATTCCTGCAACAAGAATAAATACAGCATCTTAACAGATATGCTTGCTAACAGTATTGTTCCTTCCTATGACCTTCATGTTGGAGCGATTCATATTAACAGTTTTGCATATTAAATTATAGTTGTCTCCACaatttatgaaataaaacactGGTAGGTTATTATAAAGGATTATGTAGCACAACTTCCTGCCTAACTGTATCATCATCTGACATGAAgaacacaaagaaacataaCAGGCTAAACCATTTTAAAAGGACCCGTTACTGACCTGTGAGTCCAGTGAGAATGAGAAGAAAGTTGAGATGAACAGCCATCTCAGAGAGCGAGCAGTCCGACAAAACAACACGGAGCAAGACACCAACACACTTCTGTACAGAATTCTACTTCCCAATTGTGTAACATATG encodes:
- the LOC141773544 gene encoding uncharacterized protein LOC141773544, producing MSVKAGDSVTIPCLYDSQYTNHVKYLCKGYTWPSCSYAVKTNQQNSGRFSISDDKKQRIFTVTIKDLTDKDTDYWCAVEINGGPDVREYFYLSVTRGTPSLYVDHQEITGFKGGNITINCHGNSGEIAWCRLGSSCVTTSSGSIDGTRVTISRSVPNVFIVTMSGLRTESSGWYWCAKGDLQMPVHVTVTEQPTTTTLTATIHLTTLSTPEPVNVTTVFTDNSSTTVQGEQHSRSVPVDLMHFIIPLSLLIFVVMVTLCIWFVFKRHKRTKVESSATTTAQEEVTYSTVKKKKRTSAPAEEEVTYSNVTHMRKTSVKRSEAKSDVGVMYSSVVTVEQHTVRKVEAKDEDVTYSRLAQHQQNL